Proteins encoded together in one Peribacillus asahii window:
- the ftsE gene encoding cell division ATP-binding protein FtsE, whose protein sequence is MIEMKDVSKTYPNGVVAANGINVKIAKGEFVYVVGPSGAGKSTFIKMMYCEEKPSKGNIIVNGISLPSIRNSKVPLFRRNIGMVFQDFKLLEKYTVYENVAFAMEVIETNPADIKPRVMEVLDLVGLKHKARMKPTELSGGEQQRVAIARSIVNDPKVVIADEPTGNLDPETSWDIMNIFEEINRRGTTLVMATHNKDIVNNIKHRVIAIEGGRIVRDEQRGEYGYEN, encoded by the coding sequence ATGATAGAAATGAAAGATGTGTCTAAGACATATCCCAATGGCGTAGTAGCTGCCAATGGAATTAATGTGAAAATTGCAAAAGGTGAGTTTGTTTATGTAGTCGGTCCAAGTGGAGCCGGTAAATCAACATTTATTAAAATGATGTACTGCGAAGAGAAGCCTTCAAAAGGGAATATTATCGTTAATGGGATTAGCCTTCCAAGTATTCGCAACTCGAAAGTCCCTCTATTTCGCCGTAATATCGGCATGGTATTCCAAGATTTTAAATTATTAGAGAAGTATACGGTTTATGAGAATGTAGCTTTCGCTATGGAAGTAATCGAAACCAATCCTGCTGACATTAAACCAAGAGTAATGGAAGTATTGGACCTTGTTGGACTGAAGCATAAGGCCAGAATGAAGCCAACCGAACTTTCAGGTGGAGAACAGCAGCGTGTCGCGATTGCCCGTTCGATTGTGAATGATCCTAAAGTGGTTATTGCCGATGAACCGACAGGAAATCTAGATCCAGAAACATCATGGGATATTATGAACATATTTGAAGAGATTAATCGACGTGGTACGACGCTTGTCATGGCGACACATAATAAAGACATCGTGAACAATATCAAACATCGCGTTATTGCGATTGAAGGCGGCCGCATTGTTCGAGATGAGCAGCGAGGAGAGTACGGATATGAGAATTAG
- the cccB gene encoding cytochrome c551 encodes MKKKILALLMGTSLVLAACGGGNDEGAETTDTAGTGDAAKLYENKCSACHGGDLVSGSGPDLDRIGSKLSQEDIEKVILEGQGAMPKGLLDENDAAKVAEWLAEKK; translated from the coding sequence ATGAAAAAGAAAATACTCGCTTTATTAATGGGAACATCACTCGTACTAGCTGCTTGCGGAGGTGGAAATGATGAAGGCGCTGAAACAACAGATACAGCAGGTACTGGAGACGCTGCTAAGTTGTATGAAAATAAATGTTCTGCTTGTCATGGGGGTGATTTAGTAAGCGGTTCAGGCCCGGACTTAGATAGAATTGGTTCTAAATTATCACAAGAAGATATTGAGAAAGTGATTTTAGAAGGGCAGGGAGCTATGCCGAAAGGCTTATTAGATGAAAATGACGCAGCTAAAGTAGCGGAATGGTTAGCGGAGAAAAAGTAA
- a CDS encoding YitT family protein — MRKRRREPQHPVIEKVLEYIFILIGSALIAIAFNVFLLPNQIASGGVSGISTIFAATFGFEPAYVQWAFNIPLFIAGLIFLGMQFGVKTLIGTLFLPFIVFMTRNWEPWTNDALLGSICGGILVGCGLGIVFLGKASTGGTDVAAQIVHKYTHLSLGMCVAIIDGLIVLSAAFVFDIEKGLYALISLYATGKTIDLVQIGFNRSKLALIITNREPEVRKAILHELDRGVTRLSGQGGYTDDARPILMCVVDQSEFTKLKQLVKLVDAKAFVIVTDASEVLGEGFKRV; from the coding sequence GTGAGAAAGCGACGTCGAGAGCCGCAGCATCCGGTCATCGAAAAGGTTTTAGAATACATATTTATTTTAATTGGTTCGGCGTTAATTGCGATTGCTTTTAATGTGTTTTTGTTACCGAATCAAATTGCATCAGGTGGAGTTAGTGGGATTAGTACCATTTTTGCAGCGACGTTTGGGTTTGAGCCCGCGTATGTGCAATGGGCGTTCAATATCCCGTTGTTTATTGCTGGATTAATTTTTTTAGGGATGCAATTTGGTGTAAAAACACTGATTGGTACGCTTTTTTTGCCGTTTATTGTGTTTATGACACGAAACTGGGAGCCGTGGACGAATGATGCTTTGCTCGGTTCTATTTGTGGAGGAATTCTTGTTGGGTGCGGTTTAGGTATTGTTTTTCTTGGCAAGGCCTCAACAGGAGGAACGGACGTAGCTGCGCAAATTGTTCATAAATATACGCATTTATCGTTAGGGATGTGTGTCGCCATCATAGATGGACTGATTGTACTAAGTGCTGCATTTGTGTTCGATATTGAAAAGGGTTTGTATGCGTTAATTAGCTTGTATGCGACGGGCAAAACGATTGACCTTGTACAAATTGGCTTTAATCGCTCTAAGCTTGCCTTGATTATTACGAATAGAGAACCTGAAGTGAGGAAGGCTATATTACATGAGTTGGACCGTGGTGTTACAAGGCTTTCTGGTCAAGGTGGATATACGGATGATGCACGACCGATTTTAATGTGTGTCGTCGATCAGTCCGAATTCACGAAACTGAAACAATTGGTCAAACTAGTTGATGCTAAAGCGTTTGTCATTGTAACGGATGCTTCTGAAGTACTTGGCGAGGGTTTTAAACGTGTATAA
- the prfB gene encoding peptide chain release factor 2 (programmed frameshift): MELAEIRNTLEKTAQRLADFRGSLDLDEKEARIAQLENEMTHPDFWNDQQKAQTVINEANALKDSVNQLTEMTETYENLDLTYELVKEESDAELQAELEEEIVALSQKMNDFELQLLLSEEYDKNNAILELHPGAGGTESQDWGSMLLRMYTRWAEKKGFKVETLDYLPGDEAGIKSVTLLIKGHNAYGYLKAEKGVHRLVRISPFDSSGRRHTSFVSCEVMPEFDENIEIEVRTEDLKIDTYRATGAGGQHINTTDSAVRITHIPTGVVVTCQSERSQIKNRAQAMNMLKAKLYQRELEQQQAELDEIRGEQKEIGWGSQIRSYVFHPYSMVKDHRTSTETGNVQAVMDGELDLFIDSYLRSKL; this comes from the exons ATGGAATTAGCGGAAATTAGAAATACCCTTGAAAAAACAGCTCAGCGATTAGCGGACTTTAGGGGGTCTCTT GACTTAGATGAAAAAGAGGCACGAATCGCACAGCTAGAAAATGAAATGACGCATCCTGATTTTTGGAATGATCAGCAGAAAGCGCAAACGGTTATCAATGAAGCGAATGCTTTGAAAGATTCTGTAAATCAGTTAACGGAAATGACAGAAACATATGAAAACCTTGATTTAACGTATGAGTTAGTGAAGGAAGAAAGCGATGCGGAATTACAGGCAGAGCTGGAAGAAGAGATTGTTGCTCTTTCTCAAAAAATGAATGATTTTGAACTTCAGCTTTTATTAAGCGAAGAATATGATAAAAACAATGCTATTCTTGAATTGCATCCTGGTGCGGGTGGTACAGAGTCACAAGATTGGGGCTCTATGCTGCTTCGTATGTACACAAGATGGGCTGAGAAAAAAGGCTTTAAAGTAGAAACGTTAGATTATTTACCAGGTGATGAAGCGGGCATTAAGAGTGTCACGTTGCTCATTAAAGGTCATAATGCCTATGGCTATTTAAAAGCAGAAAAAGGGGTACATCGTTTAGTTCGAATTTCTCCATTCGATTCATCAGGTCGTCGCCATACCTCTTTCGTTTCTTGTGAAGTAATGCCGGAATTCGATGAGAATATTGAAATTGAAGTTCGTACAGAAGATTTGAAAATTGATACGTACCGTGCAACAGGTGCTGGTGGTCAGCACATTAATACGACGGACTCAGCGGTGCGGATTACGCATATCCCAACCGGTGTAGTTGTAACGTGTCAATCAGAGCGTTCACAAATCAAAAACCGTGCTCAAGCGATGAATATGTTGAAAGCGAAGTTATACCAACGTGAATTAGAGCAGCAACAAGCTGAATTAGATGAAATTCGTGGGGAACAAAAGGAAATTGGCTGGGGAAGCCAAATTCGTTCTTACGTCTTCCATCCATATTCAATGGTTAAAGACCACCGTACGTCAACGGAAACAGGAAATGTTCAAGCGGTTATGGACGGAGAACTTGACTTGTTTATTGATTCTTACTTACGTTCAAAATTATAA
- the secA gene encoding preprotein translocase subunit SecA, translating to MLNILNKVFDPNKREVKRLEKTADQIEALADQMAALTDEQLRGKTDEFKERYQKGEAVDDLLVEAFAAIREGAKRALGMFPFRVQLMGGAALHDGNISEMKTGEGKTLTSTLPVYLNALTGKGVHVVTVNEYLAERDATEMGKLFEFMGLTVGLNLNSLSKEEKRAAYDADITYSTNNELGFDYLRDNMVLYKEQMVQRPLHYAVIDEVDSILIDEARTPLIISGSAQKSTQLYMQANAFVRTLQQDLHYTYDEKTKGVQLTEEGINRAEKGFNIDNLFDINHVALNHHINQALKAHASMHNDVDYVVQDGEVVIVDQFTGRLMKGRRYSDGLHQAIEAKEGLEIQNESMTLATITFQNYFRMYEKLSGMTGTAKTEEEEFRNIYNMNVIAIPTNRDVIRDDRADLIYASMDGKFRAVVEDIAERNQKGQPVLVGTVAIETSEIISKYLAKKGIHHDVLNAKNHEREAEIIANAGNRGAVTIATNMAGRGTDIKLGEGVKELGGLAVIGTERHESRRIDNQLRGRSGRQGDPGVTQFYLSMEDELMRRFGSDNMKNMMARLGMDDSQPIQSKMVSKAVESAQKRVEGNNFDARKQLLQYDDVLRQQREIIYKQRFDVLESENLREIVEQMMEASIKRTISSFAPMGDEEGFNTSGLIDYVNGNLLNEGTVTIDDVSGKDEEELFELIFNKVKERYNEKEEELSSEQMREFEKVIVLRAVDSKWMDHIDAMDQLRQGIHLRAYGQNDPLREYQHEGFAMFENMVAAMEDEVAKYIMKAEIRNNLERKEVMKGQAVNPKEEGGKAKKQPARKQDEVGRNTPCPCGSGKKYKNCHGTLG from the coding sequence ATGCTTAATATATTGAATAAAGTATTTGATCCGAATAAGCGTGAAGTGAAGCGTTTAGAGAAAACGGCTGATCAAATTGAGGCGTTAGCCGATCAGATGGCAGCCCTGACGGATGAGCAGTTGCGCGGGAAAACGGACGAATTTAAAGAGCGTTACCAAAAGGGTGAAGCAGTCGATGATTTGCTTGTTGAGGCCTTTGCTGCCATTCGTGAAGGTGCGAAGCGAGCTTTAGGCATGTTTCCTTTCCGCGTTCAGTTAATGGGGGGAGCAGCCCTTCATGATGGAAACATCTCTGAGATGAAGACAGGGGAAGGGAAAACGTTAACCTCCACATTGCCGGTTTACTTAAATGCGCTGACAGGGAAAGGTGTTCATGTTGTCACAGTCAATGAATACTTGGCAGAGCGTGATGCGACGGAAATGGGAAAGCTATTTGAATTTATGGGCTTAACGGTCGGTTTGAACTTAAATAGCCTGTCTAAAGAAGAGAAACGAGCTGCTTATGATGCAGATATTACGTATAGTACGAACAATGAATTAGGCTTTGATTATTTACGAGATAACATGGTTCTTTATAAGGAACAAATGGTACAGCGACCATTGCATTATGCGGTAATTGATGAGGTCGATTCGATTTTAATTGATGAAGCACGAACACCGTTAATTATTTCAGGTTCGGCTCAGAAATCGACACAATTATATATGCAAGCCAATGCTTTTGTTCGAACGCTGCAACAGGACTTACATTACACATATGATGAAAAAACAAAAGGTGTTCAGTTAACGGAAGAAGGAATTAACCGTGCGGAAAAAGGATTTAATATTGATAACTTATTCGATATTAACCATGTAGCGCTGAATCACCATATTAATCAAGCATTAAAAGCACATGCGTCGATGCATAACGATGTGGATTATGTTGTTCAAGACGGTGAAGTTGTCATCGTTGACCAATTCACAGGACGTTTAATGAAAGGGCGTCGTTATAGCGATGGACTTCACCAAGCGATTGAGGCGAAGGAAGGGCTGGAGATTCAAAATGAAAGCATGACGCTTGCGACGATTACGTTCCAAAACTACTTCCGTATGTATGAAAAGCTATCAGGTATGACAGGTACAGCGAAAACGGAAGAAGAGGAATTCCGCAATATTTATAATATGAATGTTATTGCGATTCCAACGAATCGTGACGTCATTCGAGATGACCGTGCGGATTTAATTTATGCGTCGATGGATGGAAAATTCCGAGCAGTTGTTGAAGATATCGCAGAACGTAATCAAAAAGGACAGCCTGTTCTTGTTGGTACGGTAGCGATTGAAACGTCTGAGATTATTTCGAAATATTTGGCAAAAAAAGGCATTCATCATGATGTGCTAAATGCGAAAAATCATGAGCGTGAAGCGGAAATTATTGCGAATGCAGGTAATCGAGGCGCGGTGACGATCGCCACGAATATGGCAGGACGCGGAACAGACATTAAGCTTGGTGAGGGCGTGAAGGAGCTTGGCGGTCTTGCGGTTATTGGTACGGAACGTCATGAAAGCCGCCGGATTGATAATCAGCTGCGTGGACGTTCTGGTCGTCAAGGAGATCCAGGTGTGACTCAATTTTATCTTTCTATGGAAGATGAATTGATGCGTCGTTTCGGCTCCGATAATATGAAAAATATGATGGCACGTCTTGGTATGGATGATTCACAGCCGATTCAAAGTAAAATGGTTTCAAAAGCTGTTGAGTCTGCGCAAAAACGAGTAGAAGGAAATAACTTTGATGCACGTAAGCAATTATTGCAATATGATGATGTGTTACGTCAGCAACGTGAAATCATTTATAAGCAACGTTTCGATGTGTTAGAAAGTGAAAACCTTCGTGAAATTGTTGAACAAATGATGGAGGCTTCTATTAAGCGAACTATCTCGTCATTTGCGCCAATGGGTGACGAGGAAGGCTTTAATACGTCAGGTTTAATCGATTATGTGAACGGCAACCTTTTAAATGAAGGTACTGTAACGATTGATGATGTAAGCGGCAAAGATGAAGAAGAGTTATTTGAGCTTATTTTTAATAAAGTAAAAGAGCGCTATAATGAGAAAGAAGAAGAGCTTTCTTCTGAGCAAATGCGTGAGTTTGAAAAAGTTATCGTGCTTCGTGCAGTAGATAGTAAATGGATGGATCACATTGATGCGATGGATCAATTGCGCCAAGGCATTCATTTACGTGCTTATGGACAAAATGATCCGCTCCGTGAATATCAGCACGAAGGGTTTGCGATGTTTGAGAATATGGTTGCTGCGATGGAAGATGAAGTGGCAAAATATATTATGAAAGCGGAAATTCGCAATAACCTAGAGCGTAAAGAAGTGATGAAAGGGCAAGCGGTGAATCCGAAAGAGGAAGGCGGCAAGGCGAAGAAGCAGCCCGCTCGTAAGCAGGATGAAGTAGGACGCAATACACCATGCCCGTGTGGTAGTGGAAAGAAATATAAAAACTGTCATGGCACTTTAGGCTAA
- a CDS encoding helix-turn-helix domain-containing protein produces MIGARVKKLRQEKKISMTELAEKAGVAKSYLSSLERNLQTNPSIQFLEKIAAVLDVPIDALLFDKPNRESLDSEWLKIVEEAMKSGVSKQQFREFIEFNQWRSKQEK; encoded by the coding sequence ATAATCGGTGCACGAGTGAAAAAACTTCGTCAGGAAAAGAAAATATCAATGACTGAACTGGCAGAAAAAGCGGGAGTTGCGAAATCCTACTTAAGCTCGCTCGAAAGAAATTTACAAACGAACCCCTCTATTCAATTTCTCGAAAAAATCGCTGCCGTTCTCGATGTCCCCATTGATGCGCTCCTTTTTGATAAACCGAACAGAGAAAGCCTTGATTCCGAATGGCTCAAAATCGTTGAAGAAGCGATGAAGTCAGGTGTATCTAAACAACAATTTAGAGAATTCATTGAGTTTAATCAATGGAGAAGTAAACAAGAAAAATAA
- a CDS encoding anti-repressor SinI family protein, producing MSERTLDLEWVELIMEALNKGITKEDILLFLTSYKEQEAIE from the coding sequence ATGAGTGAGCGAACGCTAGATCTAGAATGGGTGGAATTAATAATGGAGGCCCTTAATAAAGGCATAACGAAAGAAGACATTCTCCTTTTTTTAACGAGTTATAAAGAACAAGAAGCGATTGAATAG
- a CDS encoding L,D-transpeptidase family protein yields MFHIVKYGETLASIVRDYRVPFAQLVAANPQITNMNLIMPGQRILIPGLPDPNTIPFHLVVSKNKRTLQLFRQNQLIKTYPIAVGKMLSATPVGQFVVVNREPNPGGPYGVMWLSLSKAGYGIHGTNDPSSIGKAVSKGCIRMHNKDVLELARQIPNGTRVMIQS; encoded by the coding sequence ATGTTCCATATCGTAAAATATGGTGAAACGCTGGCATCCATCGTCAGGGATTATCGTGTTCCTTTTGCCCAGCTAGTGGCGGCTAATCCGCAAATCACAAATATGAATCTCATCATGCCAGGACAGCGCATCCTTATCCCCGGCCTGCCAGATCCTAATACGATTCCTTTTCACCTAGTTGTGTCAAAAAATAAACGCACACTACAACTATTTCGTCAAAATCAACTTATCAAAACCTACCCGATTGCAGTTGGCAAAATGCTATCGGCAACACCCGTCGGCCAATTTGTCGTTGTGAACCGCGAGCCCAATCCAGGCGGCCCATATGGAGTCATGTGGCTTTCCTTGTCCAAAGCAGGCTATGGCATTCACGGTACCAATGATCCCTCCTCCATTGGAAAAGCCGTATCAAAAGGATGCATTCGGATGCATAACAAAGACGTACTCGAACTAGCCAGACAAATCCCAAACGGAACTAGAGTGATGATTCAAAGTTAA
- the hpf gene encoding ribosome hibernation-promoting factor, HPF/YfiA family: MNYNVRGENIEVTPAIREYVEKKVGKLERYFNSTPDANVSVNLRVNPDHTSKVEVTIPMSNLVLRAEEENADMYAAIDLINDKLERQIRKHKTKVNRRFRSNGSPAELFAVGLESTVATEEEEIEVVRNKRFDLKPMDSEEAILQMNLLGHNFFVYTNADTNATNVVYRRKDGRYGLIETK; this comes from the coding sequence ATGAATTACAACGTACGCGGTGAAAACATTGAGGTAACTCCAGCAATTCGAGAATACGTAGAGAAGAAAGTTGGCAAGCTAGAGCGTTATTTTAATAGCACTCCAGATGCTAATGTATCGGTCAATTTAAGAGTGAATCCAGATCATACATCTAAAGTAGAAGTGACAATTCCAATGTCGAATTTGGTTCTTCGGGCCGAAGAAGAAAATGCTGATATGTATGCAGCCATTGATTTAATTAATGATAAGCTTGAACGCCAAATTCGTAAACATAAAACAAAAGTAAACCGTAGATTCCGTTCAAATGGATCACCAGCAGAACTATTTGCTGTAGGGCTTGAATCAACTGTTGCAACGGAAGAGGAAGAAATCGAAGTTGTACGTAATAAACGTTTTGACTTGAAACCGATGGACAGTGAAGAAGCGATTTTGCAAATGAATTTGCTAGGTCACAATTTCTTCGTTTATACAAACGCTGATACAAATGCAACAAATGTTGTGTATCGTCGTAAAGATGGCCGTTACGGATTGATTGAAACGAAATAA
- a CDS encoding flagellar protein FliT yields the protein MEALQTFYEATNELIQVLQQGEGDRDVRIEQIQALLNQRDELLKSIQPPFSEPEQALGKQLVQLNQQVEQLLQKQKREIQQDMKKLSLQKKSNQKYTNPYESLATDGVFYDKRN from the coding sequence ATGGAAGCTCTTCAAACGTTTTATGAAGCAACAAATGAGTTAATCCAAGTGTTGCAGCAAGGTGAAGGAGATCGGGATGTTCGAATTGAACAGATACAGGCTTTACTCAATCAGCGAGACGAACTGTTAAAGTCTATTCAACCGCCATTTTCTGAACCCGAACAAGCATTAGGTAAGCAGCTTGTCCAACTGAATCAACAAGTAGAACAGTTGCTGCAAAAGCAGAAACGAGAGATTCAACAAGATATGAAGAAGCTTAGTCTTCAGAAGAAATCGAATCAGAAATATACGAATCCCTATGAATCTCTTGCAACAGATGGCGTGTTTTACGATAAACGAAATTAA
- the fliS gene encoding flagellar export chaperone FliS, whose amino-acid sequence MAMNNPYQSYQQNAVNTASPGELTLMLYNGCLKFIILAKKAIGDGNVEVKNTNLIKAQNIIHELMVTLNMDVNVSKQLMVMYDYLHRQLVEANIKSDLAILEEVEGFVTEFRDTWKEAIQLNRQSQFTTSGQA is encoded by the coding sequence ATGGCTATGAATAATCCATATCAATCGTATCAACAAAATGCAGTGAACACAGCATCGCCAGGAGAGCTGACATTAATGCTTTATAATGGATGCTTAAAGTTCATTATATTGGCCAAAAAGGCAATCGGTGATGGAAATGTAGAAGTGAAAAATACAAATTTAATCAAGGCGCAAAATATCATTCATGAATTGATGGTTACGTTAAATATGGACGTGAACGTTTCGAAGCAGCTAATGGTGATGTATGATTACTTGCATCGTCAACTAGTTGAAGCGAATATTAAAAGTGATTTGGCTATTTTAGAGGAAGTAGAAGGCTTTGTTACAGAATTTCGTGATACATGGAAGGAAGCGATTCAATTGAATCGTCAAAGTCAATTTACGACGAGCGGACAAGCTTAA
- a CDS encoding flagellar hook-associated protein 2, translating into MVMRVSGLASGMDIDDIVSKLMTAQRVPLDKLYQKKTYTEWQRDDYRTINTALSELDRLISDGIGRQASFIKKTVSVSNPNAVSIKNVNSTTDFSGTIEVKELATAATMVSTGSSSITDATAKLDASLVGQTIKIRAINKDGGFDKNTDGTDKWFEYTIKADDTLQSVINEINAKSGVTAFFDEKEGKFSITAKNTGNAGDTDVTAAVQLKAENADGSEAIGDNFFKDIMKMNANSNQESDPTNKGQNATVIYNGLEITRSSNTFRINGAEFTIKEQTTGPVTFSSTADVDTIFDTVKKFVDSYNGLIATISSKTSEKKNSSYPPLTDEQKKEMTEDQVKKWEEQARKGTLRRDSTLTSLLTKMRTSLYTQVEGTSLGTLDKIGITTTKNYLEGGKLEIDEEKLKAAIAEDPNAIYELFMQDGDPKEGKQGIARRLRAELSAGMKTISEKAGSASSVNSSFTLGKLLNEYDKKIDSFNDRLTALETRYYKQFTAMETAINKANSQSASLMQYFS; encoded by the coding sequence ATGGTAATGCGAGTTAGTGGGTTAGCAAGCGGAATGGACATTGATGATATTGTATCAAAACTAATGACAGCTCAACGTGTTCCTTTGGATAAGCTATATCAAAAGAAAACGTATACAGAATGGCAACGTGATGATTACCGTACGATTAATACGGCATTATCGGAATTAGATCGATTGATTAGTGACGGAATTGGACGGCAAGCCTCTTTTATTAAAAAGACGGTAAGTGTTTCGAATCCAAATGCTGTGTCTATTAAAAATGTGAATTCAACGACTGATTTTTCAGGGACGATTGAAGTGAAAGAACTTGCGACTGCGGCGACGATGGTTAGTACAGGTTCATCGAGTATAACAGACGCAACAGCAAAGTTAGATGCTAGTTTAGTTGGTCAAACTATTAAAATAAGAGCAATCAACAAAGATGGTGGCTTCGATAAGAATACAGACGGAACTGATAAGTGGTTCGAATATACGATTAAGGCAGATGATACGCTTCAAAGCGTCATTAATGAGATTAATGCAAAATCTGGAGTTACTGCTTTCTTTGATGAAAAGGAAGGCAAATTTTCGATAACAGCGAAAAATACAGGAAATGCAGGTGATACAGACGTTACAGCTGCAGTTCAATTAAAAGCCGAAAATGCAGATGGTTCAGAAGCAATAGGTGATAACTTCTTTAAAGATATCATGAAAATGAACGCAAATAGTAATCAGGAATCAGATCCTACAAACAAAGGTCAAAATGCTACAGTTATTTATAATGGTTTAGAGATTACTAGATCTTCTAACACATTCCGAATCAACGGTGCTGAATTTACGATTAAGGAACAAACGACGGGGCCTGTAACATTCTCATCCACAGCTGATGTAGACACCATTTTTGATACAGTTAAGAAGTTTGTTGATAGCTACAATGGATTAATTGCTACCATTAGTAGTAAAACAAGCGAAAAGAAAAATTCTAGTTACCCACCACTTACAGATGAGCAAAAGAAAGAAATGACGGAAGATCAAGTGAAAAAGTGGGAGGAACAGGCGCGAAAAGGAACATTGCGTCGAGATTCTACTTTAACAAGTTTACTTACAAAAATGAGAACGTCTCTTTATACACAAGTTGAAGGTACATCTTTAGGAACTTTGGATAAAATCGGTATCACCACAACGAAAAACTATCTTGAGGGTGGAAAGTTAGAGATTGATGAAGAAAAGTTGAAAGCAGCGATTGCAGAGGATCCAAATGCTATCTATGAATTGTTTATGCAGGATGGTGATCCGAAAGAAGGTAAACAAGGAATAGCTAGAAGATTAAGAGCGGAACTTAGTGCTGGAATGAAAACTATTAGTGAAAAGGCCGGAAGTGCTTCATCAGTTAATAGTTCTTTTACATTAGGAAAATTGTTAAATGAATATGATAAAAAGATTGATAGTTTTAATGATCGTCTAACTGCACTTGAAACACGATACTATAAACAATTTACAGCAATGGAGACAGCTATTAATAAAGCCAACAGCCAAAGTGCTTCATTAATGCAATATTTTAGTTAA
- the flaG gene encoding flagellar protein FlaG produces the protein MLENLSTNVLSSKLRTAISEGMNDYFQNEAKVINEIAYSPQKITKEQVQEAVDGLNQFLQPTNTSIRFEYHEQLNEYYVKVVDDKTEETIREIPSKKLLDFYAAMTEFVGLMVDKKI, from the coding sequence ATGTTAGAGAACCTTTCTACAAATGTTCTTTCCTCAAAACTTAGAACAGCTATCTCAGAAGGAATGAACGATTATTTTCAAAATGAAGCAAAAGTTATAAATGAAATAGCGTACAGCCCACAAAAAATAACTAAAGAACAAGTACAAGAAGCAGTAGACGGCTTAAATCAATTTTTACAACCGACGAATACGTCTATTCGTTTTGAATATCATGAACAGTTAAATGAATACTATGTCAAAGTAGTGGACGATAAAACGGAAGAAACAATAAGAGAAATACCATCAAAGAAACTATTAGATTTCTATGCAGCGATGACGGAGTTTGTTGGACTAATGGTAGATAAGAAAATATAA
- a CDS encoding YaaR family protein → MDVQRISKATLNSIQGKGEVAKDSIQFQAMMDKKRQDTTYDRLTKKVAEIEQQGKKLADNHSVENLRKYKKMVKEFMEDAVKNGLELTEHRGFNQRGSTKVYKLVKEVDKKLIDLTNEVLDKEKKGLDILNIVGEIKGMLINIYT, encoded by the coding sequence AGGGTAAAGGGGAAGTTGCTAAAGACTCGATTCAATTTCAAGCGATGATGGATAAAAAACGTCAAGATACGACGTATGACCGTTTAACAAAGAAAGTCGCTGAAATTGAACAACAAGGAAAGAAACTAGCGGATAACCATTCGGTTGAAAACTTACGTAAATATAAAAAAATGGTTAAAGAATTCATGGAAGATGCGGTGAAGAACGGCCTTGAATTAACCGAGCATCGCGGTTTTAATCAACGTGGTTCAACAAAAGTGTATAAGTTGGTTAAAGAAGTCGATAAGAAATTAATTGATTTAACGAACGAAGTGCTGGATAAAGAGAAAAAAGGATTAGATATTCTTAATATTGTTGGTGAAATTAAAGGGATGTTAATCAATATTTATACGTGA